A single region of the Gracilibacillus caseinilyticus genome encodes:
- a CDS encoding aldo/keto reductase produces the protein MVNSLQATTTLHNGVKMPWFGLGVFLVEEGEEVYQSVKWALEHGYKSIDTAAIYGNEEGVGKAIKDSGIPREELFITSKLWNGDQGYDETLQAFETTLNKLGLEYLDLYLIHWPVPEQNKYKETWKAMEKLYNDGKIRAIGVSNFKEHHLDDLIKDAAITPMVNQVEYHPHLQQRSLHDYCKKHNIQLEAWSPLKQGKVLDDLTLTDIAKRHGKSTAQVILRWDLQQGVVTIPKSVKQHRIQDNADVFDFELTDAEMKLIHDMNKDERVGPDPDTFSKR, from the coding sequence ATGGTAAACAGTTTACAAGCTACTACGACCTTACATAATGGTGTGAAAATGCCATGGTTTGGACTTGGTGTATTCTTAGTAGAAGAAGGGGAAGAAGTCTATCAATCTGTTAAATGGGCACTGGAACATGGATATAAAAGCATTGATACAGCAGCTATTTATGGGAATGAAGAAGGTGTAGGGAAAGCAATCAAGGATTCTGGTATTCCTCGAGAAGAGTTATTTATTACATCAAAACTTTGGAATGGTGACCAAGGTTATGACGAGACATTACAAGCATTTGAAACGACATTAAATAAATTAGGATTAGAGTATCTCGATCTTTATCTAATCCACTGGCCAGTACCTGAGCAAAATAAATACAAAGAGACTTGGAAAGCAATGGAGAAACTTTACAACGACGGAAAAATCCGTGCAATCGGTGTAAGTAATTTCAAAGAGCATCACTTGGATGACCTGATAAAGGATGCAGCGATCACACCAATGGTGAATCAGGTAGAGTATCACCCACACTTGCAGCAACGCAGTTTACATGATTATTGTAAAAAACACAATATCCAATTAGAAGCATGGTCTCCACTTAAACAAGGTAAAGTCCTGGATGATCTGACTTTAACGGATATTGCAAAACGCCATGGCAAGTCAACGGCACAAGTAATTCTGCGTTGGGACTTACAGCAAGGTGTTGTGACGATTCCGAAATCCGTCAAACAACATCGTATCCAGGATAATGCGGATGTGTTTGATTTTGAACTAACAGATGCAGAGATGAAGCTGATCCATGATATGAATAAAGACGAGCGTGTTGGACCAGATCCTGATACATTTAGTAAACGATAA
- a CDS encoding ATP-binding cassette domain-containing protein, with product MSFQLPLGKKIAITGPNGSGKSTLLYHFANNKSRLTISPKAEIGFFRQMSYQFTCDETVWQFVKNRSDYEDGMLRSVLHAMQFIGTDLRKKVKALSGGEAIRLQLSQLFLGENNILLLDEPTNFLDIHAVEALERFIKAYQGTIIFVTHDQAFIKNVADIQFEIKEKDIEQI from the coding sequence ATGAGTTTCCAATTGCCACTTGGTAAAAAAATTGCCATCACAGGACCAAATGGCAGTGGGAAAAGTACATTACTGTACCATTTTGCCAATAATAAATCCAGATTAACCATTTCTCCTAAAGCGGAAATCGGGTTCTTTCGCCAAATGAGTTATCAATTTACGTGTGATGAAACGGTATGGCAATTCGTGAAAAATCGGTCAGACTATGAAGATGGAATGTTGCGCAGTGTATTACATGCGATGCAGTTTATTGGTACAGATTTACGAAAAAAAGTGAAGGCTTTAAGCGGTGGAGAAGCAATTCGGCTCCAGTTAAGTCAGCTTTTCTTGGGAGAAAATAATATTTTACTATTAGATGAACCGACCAATTTTTTAGATATCCATGCTGTCGAAGCTCTAGAACGATTTATAAAGGCATATCAAGGGACGATCATTTTTGTCACTCATGATCAAGCGTTTATTAAAAATGTTGCAGATATACAGTTTGAAATCAAAGAGAAAGATATAGAACAAATATGA
- a CDS encoding ring-cleaving dioxygenase, whose product MQLKGIHHVSAITANAQDNFDFYTNILGMRLVKKTVNQDDPSMYHLFYADEKGSPGTDLTFFEINNAGHTYTGNNSISTTSLRVGSDQALAYWQDRFDQYDIVHDGISEQFGRQVLPFQDHEGQRLILVSDETNTGVAAGVPWNGNGVEEENAVIGLGPVHFTIPELAPTKSILTDVLGFRHEGNYSLLNGREIDVFSTGEGGTGAEVHVEVRPELQKERPGRGSVHHVAFRVEDVEELEAWRDVIRQQRLPNSGIVDRYYFQSLYFRESNGILIELATDGPGFATDENMEALGEALALPPFLADKREEIEANLTPLETKHK is encoded by the coding sequence ATGCAATTAAAAGGAATTCATCATGTTTCCGCGATCACTGCCAATGCGCAGGATAACTTCGATTTCTACACAAATATTTTAGGAATGCGACTTGTCAAAAAAACAGTCAATCAGGATGATCCGAGTATGTACCATTTGTTTTATGCAGATGAAAAGGGAAGTCCAGGCACTGATTTAACTTTCTTTGAAATAAATAATGCAGGGCATACGTATACAGGTAACAATAGTATCTCCACCACATCATTACGTGTGGGAAGTGATCAAGCGTTAGCCTATTGGCAGGATCGCTTTGATCAGTATGATATCGTTCATGATGGGATCAGTGAACAGTTTGGTCGCCAAGTGTTACCTTTTCAAGATCATGAAGGGCAACGGTTGATATTGGTATCCGACGAAACGAATACAGGAGTTGCTGCAGGTGTCCCGTGGAACGGAAATGGAGTGGAAGAGGAAAACGCTGTGATTGGATTAGGACCAGTTCACTTCACTATTCCAGAATTGGCACCGACGAAAAGCATTCTGACGGATGTATTGGGATTCCGGCATGAAGGTAATTATTCACTTTTGAATGGCCGTGAAATCGACGTTTTTTCCACAGGAGAAGGCGGAACGGGAGCCGAAGTCCATGTCGAAGTGCGACCAGAATTACAAAAAGAACGGCCAGGGCGAGGCAGTGTACATCACGTTGCTTTTCGTGTTGAAGATGTCGAGGAACTAGAAGCATGGCGAGATGTGATTCGTCAACAAAGATTACCAAACTCAGGAATTGTTGATCGTTACTATTTTCAATCGTTATATTTCCGTGAATCAAATGGAATCTTAATTGAATTGGCAACAGATGGACCGGGATTCGCAACCGATGAGAATATGGAGGCTTTAGGAGAAGCGTTGGCTTTGCCACCTTTTTTAGCCGATAAACGTGAAGAAATCGAAGCGAATTTAACGCCATTAGAAACAAAGCATAAATAA
- a CDS encoding sensor histidine kinase, whose translation MMQYVRKWNTLRNQLLVVYLVVMCMVLFIVSAITFIQVKDLLQNNAEEQIQRTVLESSGRYDSLFEQLNMVTKQVITNEKVQDVLQREANGETTSFNGRQSLMNTTNLIQANADGIYAVEIYNSNNQRIIPIDSTVLPDRLNRRWIMKADAKGGRLVWMGEDPLDHNYFLVGRRINLIGDNFNPGGFIVARINRNYFQLNPNQSEDTNEYSILVDEQKELIVSNYPNEVLGEILNTDDETIEIDGKEYMLVQETSEVTGWTMYNLSPVNQLTAGISTVQAGIVIAGLIGLGIFFIFAFFLSTFITRPITRLTKTMRQAGEGILAHNPVIHSTNEINELNQTYNQLAEETNYLIEMVYEKEIIKNRTELKAIQAQIHPHFLFNTLDALYWSLDEKEEEELANVVLAMSELFRYTIAKEKEDEWVTIEEELEHIDRYMQIMRMRFGDRLYWRKNVNVDWLDVQIPKLMIQPLVENAILHGAGNVIGSSVVTVTVEKVTNANRLRIAVADDGPGMSEQKRQEVQSRMDGSIAGGSKRHGLALQNVQQRLRMFFEEDDTRKITIESEEGKGTKVSFEIPI comes from the coding sequence ATGATGCAATACGTAAGGAAATGGAATACACTAAGAAATCAACTGCTTGTCGTTTATCTTGTAGTGATGTGTATGGTGTTGTTTATTGTAAGTGCTATCACTTTTATTCAGGTGAAAGATTTACTGCAAAACAATGCAGAGGAACAAATACAGCGAACGGTTCTGGAATCGTCAGGTCGCTATGATTCTCTGTTTGAGCAGTTGAATATGGTAACTAAACAAGTGATCACAAATGAAAAAGTGCAAGATGTGTTACAACGAGAAGCAAATGGAGAGACTACATCATTTAACGGTAGACAATCTTTAATGAATACGACCAATTTGATTCAGGCAAATGCAGATGGTATTTATGCGGTCGAAATTTACAATAGCAACAATCAACGTATCATCCCAATTGATTCGACGGTATTACCTGATCGTCTTAATCGCAGATGGATAATGAAAGCGGATGCGAAGGGCGGTCGATTAGTTTGGATGGGAGAAGATCCATTAGATCATAATTACTTTCTCGTCGGAAGACGGATTAATCTAATTGGAGACAATTTTAATCCTGGTGGTTTTATTGTTGCTCGCATAAATCGGAATTATTTTCAGTTGAATCCTAATCAATCTGAGGATACAAACGAATACAGCATTTTAGTGGATGAGCAAAAGGAACTGATTGTTAGTAATTATCCTAATGAAGTATTGGGAGAAATTTTGAATACAGATGACGAGACCATTGAAATAGATGGGAAGGAATACATGTTAGTCCAAGAAACATCCGAGGTCACGGGGTGGACGATGTATAATTTGTCACCTGTGAACCAATTAACAGCAGGTATATCAACTGTACAGGCAGGGATTGTAATTGCAGGACTGATTGGACTGGGCATATTTTTTATTTTCGCTTTCTTTCTGTCGACTTTTATTACAAGACCGATCACTAGATTAACGAAGACGATGAGACAGGCGGGAGAGGGAATTCTGGCCCATAATCCTGTCATTCATTCTACCAATGAAATTAATGAACTCAATCAGACTTATAATCAATTAGCAGAGGAAACCAACTATTTAATTGAGATGGTATATGAAAAAGAAATTATCAAAAATCGCACAGAGCTGAAAGCAATCCAAGCGCAAATCCATCCTCACTTTTTGTTTAACACGTTAGATGCTCTTTATTGGTCGTTAGATGAAAAGGAAGAAGAAGAGCTAGCAAATGTTGTCTTGGCAATGTCAGAATTATTCCGTTATACCATTGCGAAGGAAAAAGAAGATGAGTGGGTGACGATTGAAGAGGAGTTAGAGCACATTGACCGCTATATGCAAATTATGAGAATGCGATTTGGTGACCGTTTGTATTGGCGAAAGAATGTGAACGTCGATTGGCTGGATGTGCAAATCCCTAAGTTAATGATTCAACCGTTAGTAGAGAACGCAATCCTTCACGGGGCAGGAAATGTGATAGGGTCTAGTGTCGTGACAGTTACTGTAGAAAAAGTGACCAATGCAAATAGGCTGCGAATTGCTGTAGCGGATGATGGTCCGGGTATGAGTGAGCAAAAACGTCAAGAGGTACAGAGCCGAATGGATGGAAGCATTGCTGGTGGCAGTAAGCGGCATGGTTTAGCTTTACAAAATGTACAGCAACGGTTACGTATGTTCTTCGAGGAAGATGATACAC
- a CDS encoding HAD family hydrolase, translated as MKEIKAVCLDMDGTILNNHNQLVQNTRNVIEQIRQLGVKVFIVTGRSYKEVLDITEGNVELDGIVTANGMITYLDEKILRQHQLSPEVVDRVIQLAREHHIFYEVHPVNGNRTTLKGDQHYMEQMIKQNKPDEVGLHEWLEREEAIAQAIEWVDELPDVPYAKMYCFADRHQHMQQWISELEQLKQEVAFSTSSSSPHNVEVMVANVHKATGISALLEHYGLDAETVLAIGDSNNDIAMMEIVGYPVAMKNATDQIKKITEITTEFTNDEEGVNHFLKDFFKHKL; from the coding sequence ATGAAAGAGATAAAAGCTGTCTGTCTGGATATGGATGGAACGATTCTGAACAATCATAATCAATTGGTACAAAATACGAGGAACGTGATCGAGCAAATTCGTCAGCTTGGAGTTAAAGTATTTATTGTCACGGGTCGCTCTTATAAAGAAGTACTCGACATTACGGAAGGTAACGTTGAGCTTGATGGTATTGTCACTGCGAATGGTATGATTACGTATTTGGATGAGAAGATATTACGTCAGCATCAATTATCGCCAGAGGTTGTCGATCGCGTCATTCAGTTGGCGAGAGAGCATCATATTTTCTATGAAGTACATCCTGTTAATGGGAATCGCACGACGCTTAAAGGTGATCAGCACTACATGGAGCAAATGATTAAACAGAATAAGCCCGATGAAGTTGGTCTCCATGAATGGCTGGAAAGGGAAGAGGCGATAGCTCAAGCAATTGAATGGGTGGACGAGCTACCAGATGTTCCATACGCGAAGATGTACTGTTTTGCTGATCGACATCAGCACATGCAACAATGGATTTCCGAATTAGAACAGCTTAAGCAGGAGGTTGCTTTTTCCACTTCTTCCTCATCCCCACATAATGTGGAGGTGATGGTGGCCAATGTCCATAAAGCAACGGGTATCTCCGCTTTGTTAGAACACTATGGCCTTGATGCTGAGACGGTATTAGCGATCGGGGACAGTAACAACGACATCGCGATGATGGAGATTGTCGGTTATCCAGTTGCAATGAAGAATGCGACCGATCAGATCAAAAAAATAACAGAGATAACAACAGAATTTACTAATGATGAAGAAGGTGTGAATCACTTCTTGAAAGATTTTTTTAAACACAAGCTGTAA
- a CDS encoding DeoR/GlpR family DNA-binding transcription regulator, whose translation MLVAERHQRIVEVVNQRKSIRVSELASQFSVTDETIRRDLEKLEKEKKLARSHGGAVSIANTQDGPEIPFQEREVMYVDEKKAIAQEAVKHIVESDKILLDASTTAWYVAKNLPNIPITVLTNSVNVVLELSKKKHIAVISSGGTLLPRSLSFVGPLAVSSLDLYHVNKAFLSCKGVHLEKGMSESNEQQARVKQKMIDIADTTYLLANHQKFHMKAFAHVAPIDKVQRIITDSNAPDQQLYDLKDNGIEVIQALR comes from the coding sequence ATGTTAGTTGCCGAAAGACACCAACGTATTGTGGAAGTCGTTAATCAACGAAAAAGTATTCGAGTATCAGAACTCGCCAGTCAATTTTCTGTGACAGATGAGACAATTCGCAGAGACTTAGAGAAATTAGAAAAAGAAAAGAAATTAGCCCGGAGTCACGGTGGGGCAGTTAGTATTGCTAATACTCAGGACGGTCCAGAGATTCCTTTTCAAGAGCGAGAAGTGATGTATGTCGATGAGAAAAAAGCAATTGCCCAAGAGGCGGTTAAACATATTGTAGAATCAGATAAGATTTTACTGGATGCCAGTACGACAGCGTGGTATGTAGCGAAGAACCTTCCGAATATACCGATTACTGTGTTAACTAACTCAGTGAATGTTGTATTGGAATTAAGTAAGAAAAAGCATATAGCCGTCATTTCAAGCGGTGGTACCTTGTTACCCAGGTCGTTGTCATTCGTTGGTCCATTAGCGGTAAGTTCATTGGACCTGTATCATGTCAATAAAGCCTTTCTTTCCTGCAAAGGTGTCCATCTTGAAAAAGGAATGAGTGAATCGAATGAGCAACAAGCACGAGTGAAACAAAAAATGATTGATATTGCAGATACTACTTATTTACTGGCGAATCATCAGAAATTCCATATGAAAGCATTTGCCCATGTAGCACCAATTGATAAAGTACAGCGGATTATTACGGATAGTAATGCTCCTGATCAACAACTATACGATTTGAAAGACAATGGAATAGAAGTTATCCAAGCACTTCGTTAA
- the helD gene encoding RNA polymerase recycling motor HelD translates to MSEEWNDQEWQEEKQRVDDVVHEIKKKITSLQSKAKDLKEDVIDIRRDFWEDVTVNIEEMDDKIETEASIKQQAEFLSERERSHGQVSERLDILRRLENKPYFGRIDFKEENGSDELPIYIGLASVLDENEDNFLVYDWRAPISSMYYDYPPGPASYDTVQGNISGEITLKRQYMIQFGELKGMFDTGLTIGDHLLQSVLGNQASTKMKSIVSTIQREQNQIIRNERSKVLIVQGVAGSGKTSAALQRVAYLLYRYRETLTSEQIVLFSPNPLFNSYVATVLPELGEDNMQQMTFYQYLHRQLDDSFQLETPFEQMEYYLNKQGNDDEARVESMHYKASLDYKALIDHYLEHLSTRGIVFRNITFRGQVIIPKQMIEKYFYQTEGSLPIADRLEKVANWILFQLKRLEKVEREKDWVLEESELLDKADYVDVHHTLQEENRFSEDTFDDYDREEELLRKKVVAWRLRPLRKKVMQLAFVDPLRTFRQLFSSVQWITDESLILPEQWKEICYVTEEHLKQKYLTWEDAPAFIYFEKNLLGFDAQRTIQHLFIDEAQDYTPFQFVLMKQMFPVSSMTLLGDINQAIYAHALRDETLLSEKWQERHERIVLMRSYRSTAPIVEFTKSFMPNGDLIEPFEREGDTPIVMEVEQQEMLDQKMLEQIDLYEQNGHETIALIGKTLEECQTIYNRLKHRVTMELMTQEAHIFNKGIVVIPAYLAKGIEFDAVIIMDASDQNFQDELERNLFYTACTRAMHDLALFSIGKPTHFLQDIPKQQYRHYKVHQIAQK, encoded by the coding sequence GTGTCAGAGGAATGGAATGACCAAGAATGGCAAGAAGAGAAGCAAAGAGTTGACGATGTCGTCCATGAAATCAAAAAAAAGATTACTTCTTTACAATCCAAAGCAAAAGATTTAAAAGAAGACGTCATCGATATTAGACGTGATTTCTGGGAAGATGTCACCGTCAATATAGAAGAAATGGACGATAAAATAGAAACAGAAGCTAGTATTAAACAACAAGCGGAATTTTTGTCCGAACGAGAAAGAAGCCATGGGCAAGTAAGTGAAAGGCTGGATATACTTCGCAGGCTCGAAAACAAACCATACTTCGGCAGGATTGATTTCAAGGAAGAGAATGGATCTGATGAGCTGCCGATTTATATTGGATTAGCCTCTGTATTAGACGAAAACGAAGACAATTTTCTCGTGTACGACTGGAGAGCGCCTATTTCGAGCATGTACTATGATTATCCTCCTGGACCGGCAAGTTACGACACTGTTCAAGGAAATATTTCCGGGGAAATAACCTTGAAACGACAATATATGATTCAGTTCGGCGAATTAAAAGGAATGTTTGATACAGGTCTTACTATTGGGGATCATTTATTACAATCAGTCCTTGGTAATCAGGCCAGTACGAAAATGAAAAGTATTGTTTCTACCATACAACGTGAACAAAACCAGATCATTCGTAATGAAAGATCGAAAGTGTTGATTGTTCAAGGTGTAGCCGGTAGTGGAAAAACATCCGCAGCATTACAGCGTGTTGCTTATTTGCTTTACCGGTATCGTGAGACGTTGACATCAGAACAGATTGTGCTTTTCTCACCGAATCCGCTATTTAACAGCTATGTAGCAACGGTTCTTCCGGAATTAGGCGAAGACAATATGCAGCAGATGACGTTCTATCAATATTTGCATCGCCAATTAGATGACAGCTTTCAATTGGAAACTCCTTTTGAACAGATGGAATATTACTTAAATAAACAGGGGAATGATGATGAAGCAAGAGTAGAATCCATGCATTATAAGGCAAGTCTTGATTATAAAGCACTGATTGATCATTATTTGGAGCACTTATCAACCCGTGGCATCGTTTTTCGTAATATTACCTTTAGAGGACAGGTAATTATTCCAAAGCAAATGATAGAGAAATATTTCTATCAAACAGAAGGTAGTTTGCCAATAGCGGATCGATTAGAGAAAGTAGCGAACTGGATACTTTTTCAATTGAAACGTCTGGAGAAAGTGGAGCGAGAAAAGGATTGGGTATTGGAAGAGAGTGAATTGTTAGATAAAGCAGATTATGTCGACGTTCATCATACGTTGCAGGAAGAAAATCGATTTTCAGAGGATACCTTTGACGATTATGATCGTGAGGAAGAATTATTGCGGAAAAAAGTAGTCGCATGGCGTTTACGACCGCTAAGGAAAAAAGTAATGCAGTTAGCGTTTGTGGATCCACTGCGAACCTTCCGTCAACTGTTTTCATCAGTTCAGTGGATTACTGATGAAAGCTTGATATTACCGGAGCAATGGAAAGAGATTTGCTATGTGACAGAAGAACATTTAAAACAGAAATATCTGACATGGGAAGATGCACCTGCCTTTATTTATTTTGAGAAAAATTTATTAGGCTTTGACGCACAGCGCACCATTCAGCATTTGTTTATCGACGAAGCGCAAGACTATACACCTTTCCAATTCGTGCTAATGAAGCAAATGTTTCCTGTCAGCAGCATGACACTGCTTGGTGATATTAATCAAGCGATCTATGCGCATGCGCTGAGAGATGAAACATTACTATCAGAAAAATGGCAGGAACGACACGAACGAATTGTTTTAATGAGAAGCTATCGATCGACGGCTCCTATTGTTGAATTCACGAAATCGTTCATGCCGAATGGTGATTTGATCGAACCGTTCGAACGTGAAGGGGATACGCCGATAGTGATGGAAGTTGAACAGCAGGAAATGCTCGATCAAAAAATGTTGGAACAAATTGATCTGTATGAACAAAACGGGCATGAAACGATCGCGCTCATCGGTAAAACTTTAGAAGAATGCCAGACAATATATAATCGGTTAAAACACCGGGTAACCATGGAGTTAATGACACAGGAAGCCCATATTTTTAATAAGGGGATTGTTGTAATTCCAGCATATCTTGCCAAAGGTATTGAATTCGATGCAGTTATTATCATGGATGCTTCCGATCAAAATTTCCAGGATGAGTTAGAGCGCAACTTATTCTACACAGCATGTACAAGAGCGATGCATGATCTTGCATTGTTTTCAATTGGAAAACCAACGCATTTTCTGCAGGACATACCGAAGCAGCAATACCGACATTACAAAGTTCACCAGATCGCACAAAAATAA
- the thiW gene encoding energy coupling factor transporter S component ThiW has protein sequence MNRTLLLTTMAVFIAIGTLGSQFLWFPTGIAKAYPVQHAVNVMAAVTLGPVPAVIIAFMIGLLRNLLGLGTLLAFPGGMVGALLAGYLYRWTNKRTLAGIGEMIGTGILGSLLSVPYAKVLMGSSVGAFAFLPGFLVSSVTGAIIGLFILSRIKNAPLMQQSASNR, from the coding sequence ATGAATCGTACATTATTATTAACCACAATGGCTGTTTTTATTGCCATCGGGACACTTGGTTCCCAGTTTCTTTGGTTTCCGACAGGTATTGCCAAAGCATACCCTGTCCAGCATGCTGTGAACGTGATGGCAGCGGTAACGTTAGGCCCCGTTCCAGCAGTTATCATTGCCTTCATGATTGGCTTACTACGAAATTTATTAGGGTTAGGTACATTGCTCGCTTTTCCGGGTGGTATGGTCGGGGCTTTACTTGCAGGTTATTTGTATCGATGGACGAATAAACGTACACTCGCTGGTATTGGTGAAATGATCGGAACTGGTATCCTTGGCTCTCTGCTTTCTGTGCCATATGCAAAAGTGTTGATGGGGTCATCTGTTGGTGCGTTCGCATTTTTGCCAGGATTTCTTGTCAGCAGTGTAACCGGAGCTATTATTGGACTATTCATTTTATCAAGGATAAAAAACGCTCCACTTATGCAACAAAGCGCATCAAACAGATAG